The sequence below is a genomic window from bacterium.
AAGACCATAATCTTGTTCGGTTCTATCTACCTGAGCAGGCAAGATGGTCTGCCATCTCAAAGCTGACTATAGGGCTAGGCGAATATCTCACCGATGTGGTAAGAGCAATTGCTAGGGAAAATCCAAAACTGCAGGGCGTAATTGACATTGTAGATTTTAACGCTACCACAGCAGGACAACGGCTCATAAGTGATGAAAGCCTGAAAAGACTTATAGAAATTCTCGGCAAACATCGTTTAGACAAAAAAGACGTAGAGCCTGACATACTGGGCAGAGCTTATGAATATCTTTTGAGGAAGTTTGCAGAGGGAAGCGGTCAATCAGCGGGAGAATTTTACACGCCGAAGGAAGTTGCCATATTGATGGGATATATTTTAA
It includes:
- a CDS encoding type I restriction-modification system subunit M; the encoded protein is MVNNSLDIKTLENWLWEAACSIRGEVDAPKYKDYILPLIFLKRLSDVFDDELEALGEKFTSRKTAEELIEKDHNLVRFYLPEQARWSAISKLTIGLGEYLTDVVRAIARENPKLQGVIDIVDFNATTAGQRLISDESLKRLIEILGKHRLDKKDVEPDILGRAYEYLLRKFAEGSGQSAGEFYTPKEVAILMGYILNPEPGQEVYDPCCGSGGLLIKTFLRFREKYGQDPT